In a genomic window of Akkermansia massiliensis:
- a CDS encoding autotransporter-associated beta strand repeat-containing protein, translating into MKLHLPLNLLSALLACCAALSASVQADPLTITTNQTFDTDVTWNEATTIGANDLTLTIEAGKTLTQAEGAFNVGDNSLTITGGGVFKIETAATVKAGNGSGTRTLTIDNATLDLSSPGASLSMKGDNYTRYKVTVTNGGVLRVGEYAYDGAGLGSMAVNTGYWTLNNGRLEITKESDGTFGNGLTVAAGGGAVEVVNAGSTMSITADNTHNIQLNGALTITGAGNMITGSDNAFRGTGRLIKDGSGTLTLANSSSFTGGVELKGGTLIVSHASGMGTNKNLSVTGNAAIGGISAGYGGLSLSAGAGLDVSAVDSNAGLSMTGGVLSLGGQNTMTGNLNLGAAVRIDATHMTVNGNPLLALNGALTVNGSLLLENSDSVSWSAGTYNLINATGGITGDLANTILLGTEYIGNWSTTDNTLKFVVAQVTSLTWTGGGDNTWTVGGTGNSPWNAGLSFANGNGVIFGDVAGNAPQTVNIAGQVNPGLIVVNAEATGYTWTGSGSLVGSSKLQKTGSGTLSIATDNAGFSGEVLLGGGTVEMQHASALGTGSIIFNGGALKYGTGITADVSGQIKTDALASNSILVDTNGNAVTWASLAGWTGTVTRTGSGSLLLGAGTYGGKLTNSGPGSLVIGAGDSTLNGGINGTITKTGTGTLTLGLNSFNASGGGTLVVEQGTVMLADETGTWSSNLNITLGENTVMDVAGARTKVTGTGTLTMGNGSTLHLRNGNAAGANFDMKIVLDAAGGFAFLNGAIYGNATAVSSTITGTGGLKIISDAGGNRWGFKTGWVKNSYDGDTEIAGTGNLVNLTYNIGDASIVSGQTLTPWGQGNVTLGGSEKNVTVTFSNLNSNTVTGGVSLDGDITLKGTNAATALSIFNGATVNVNLNGKVSVETSGTGTAAIASGDSLQMLGGLGGTGTLAVNTRNNAGALTLGGDVSGFSGMLNLSGANLYLNADTALAGTLNASTAKVTALRKQNVTGTLNAASLAVDGSALSADGATLTVSNLALGADAGVSLDINGNITAGTYTLVSWDNLTAGNFADAGTMTLTGALASLYQGTFNVNTGDKTVTVSVSMADGVVVWDGNPIGAVDNTTTYLFDGTHTGVASLTGDVNAKAIYFNNGAGQDLELTNNGGKLSGNGAMTKLGEGKVTFNSSNNDYSGAVNIKEGTVAVKANMALGTGTVTVDRTGRLEIGVTGGIADILGATMPTINGGTIAFASGGANTLGTNLANGSGINLEVSGAGTALTVSTAQTKTALTTVGEGAVLNLGKNGNGGESILYGNLMVNGGTLNTTAGDPFGYNNSGNFGTLTLNNGTWNVGGGNTTMANTRMVFNNSRVILNIPGGGLNGFDLFSGTNTIVTQQSATGMSVFSVAEGAPSTGQANALTLRGGTVIFDIARGNFALDDTNTADLKLDVIVAKEGNGANLVKQGNGVLQLTKASDYTNQTLIKEGTILLTGAGSLGSGAVTLGGNGDAFLTYAVDADQTVANAIGGTGSITQKGPGKVTLSGANTYAGTTNAEAGTLAAGSATAFGTSTVSISSGATLDIGNYAVNNAVNVKAGTADALSTGAITSNGGSIGSLTLGSYSRLNVTGDMAMAAGSSFTFDMTGLTAGGNALVTLTGGLTLTGTHNVTLNNYDTLTDAGDYSLLTVGSGTLTLGSFNIGDLINDAHPELTYTLGLSADGKTLQLKIESSANMLTWNGTADAGTWSAGDVSNWTYGGSGSAPATTDGQPLLFDNTAANKTVTITGDVAPSSIVVSNSGADNTYTFQGDGHITGATTILTKRGDGTLQIRNTNTYGGSTSLEGGIVDINGDGALGTGSIIFGGGTLQASGNVTLTQTMVQKNAGDAVKLAASGTGTTLTVDTAGQDSFLSLNWNISGNGAVALGNIANTKILSGTVTVASGSTLKLSGGNEIALSGVLKNISGTLAKTDGGSLLVKAANGHDALNGTLSNAGGSIVLSGYGAATANRTVTVNGTLNADLIDVTYGVTLDLKKDLDIATLQIGGGTMGSNTQASAVNVNTGVTLTSTSVKLGGANGQGALAGNLNINGGTAVLGGINLENDSNSGITLAGNGTLTLGGDITGASGTLTLGEGTLNSTADWSASLSVLLNAASGKTATVDTTGGSITLNGALSGTGSLLKTGTGTLTLGNASAGYTGTVTLTSGTLALTADGYKGALNITGGTLTGGNNHKGTKNVTVNAASGVTSISLGGLSGSSLKTIGMTDAGTVISGLNGAASLDSASLVVGTGNVSKTQDLAGSTSMIQFDADGTQLEIETLTLTLSADLINAMQGWGAGDRTAWLNLTNGALGYGTAVFNPLLETLGFAVTGINGGSIGITGDATQIYAVGSEDKTVSSNSELDPYRAVIVDGNLALNLPGVDDTADGLTINNLSGAASGVINITSTNDKTASVILNNELLGTDPNTSGPDTKYSGTINGGTANITKTGEGSLELAGTLNTSGTLDMQDGSLILSGTADLGSIRLNSTNSGDLSSLDITGKTQAGTLTDEGNGGNLAIGKNGTLTLTGAGSELSNSTVSGTGVLHVADTASLALNGTSKLDGVQVDLDGSGMLELGNAANTISGLTGTGALNNGSALEITTAGNALYEGTLSGEGSITMNGTGTQVLKGNGAIGQALSVTKGTLELTGAEGGNGSVTYKSLTAASGAHVRLSPVGEGTGAVNTTLTVANGLNLQNSHLDLVINTNRDDLFSSPVITVQAGDVNLDGTTVSLGSLGDYDDPADPTANLNFTLVDATGAGTVSANGATVDASGYFDFYYQEFGIRTEGGKIVVTGMVKTENAFMDAANTANSEAGANLLWNNRGNAPKGTQLGDLREAVRNDIQSGNTSRAARSMAAAAGSTVNALGTAQKDALRDQMGWIRNRTTLMGVNPAYVNEDLPYFHMWMEGTGSYAKLDTKGDESGYQLTTWGGTVGMDVDLSDHFTMGAAFTANYGDLTASAADSADGHLDSYYANLFGRYQSKRWAHTLILTGGWNDAKLNRTVNYGEGSYRTQGNTNGWGFGAMYELTYDVYLNEDKSSILQPLANASVVTTRMDGYTETGAGNAGLNVGKQEWTTGTVALGGRWMGLIGSNIFGREALAEFRVNAAQDMGDHRGKTGVGFLANPGYTQTVRGAKVGTTALQIGAGLSVPVGTQGTVFINGNADFRDGANSVNGSVGYRYDF; encoded by the coding sequence ATGAAGCTGCATTTGCCCCTCAATTTGTTGTCCGCTCTTCTTGCCTGCTGCGCTGCGTTGTCCGCCTCTGTTCAGGCTGATCCCCTCACCATTACGACCAACCAGACGTTTGATACGGACGTTACCTGGAATGAGGCTACGACCATCGGCGCCAACGACCTGACGCTGACCATTGAGGCCGGAAAGACGCTTACCCAGGCGGAGGGAGCGTTCAACGTCGGGGACAACAGCCTTACCATTACCGGCGGCGGCGTGTTCAAGATTGAAACGGCGGCTACCGTGAAAGCGGGGAATGGCTCCGGAACCAGGACCCTGACCATTGACAACGCCACGCTGGATTTGAGCTCTCCGGGAGCCAGCCTCAGCATGAAAGGGGATAATTATACGCGCTACAAGGTAACCGTCACCAACGGCGGCGTGCTGCGCGTGGGAGAATATGCCTATGACGGCGCGGGGCTGGGTTCCATGGCCGTCAATACGGGGTACTGGACCTTGAACAACGGGCGCCTGGAGATTACCAAGGAAAGCGACGGAACCTTCGGGAACGGCCTGACAGTCGCCGCGGGCGGCGGCGCCGTGGAGGTGGTGAATGCCGGCAGCACCATGTCCATCACTGCTGACAACACTCATAATATCCAGCTGAACGGCGCCCTGACCATTACCGGAGCAGGGAACATGATCACGGGCAGTGACAATGCATTCCGTGGAACCGGGCGTTTGATCAAGGACGGCTCCGGAACGCTGACCCTGGCCAATTCCTCTTCCTTCACGGGCGGCGTGGAACTGAAAGGGGGCACCCTCATTGTCAGCCATGCCTCCGGAATGGGAACGAACAAGAACCTTTCCGTAACGGGGAATGCGGCCATCGGCGGCATTTCCGCGGGGTACGGCGGGCTTTCCCTGTCCGCGGGAGCGGGCCTGGACGTCTCCGCCGTGGACAGCAATGCCGGCCTGTCCATGACCGGCGGCGTCCTGTCCCTTGGGGGGCAGAATACGATGACCGGCAACCTGAACCTGGGAGCGGCCGTGCGGATTGACGCCACTCACATGACGGTGAACGGCAATCCCCTGCTGGCCCTGAACGGCGCCCTGACGGTGAACGGCAGCCTGCTGCTGGAGAATAGCGACAGCGTGAGCTGGAGCGCGGGCACGTACAATCTGATTAATGCCACGGGCGGCATCACCGGGGATCTGGCCAATACCATTCTGCTGGGGACCGAATACATCGGCAACTGGAGCACGACGGACAATACCCTGAAATTCGTCGTGGCGCAGGTCACGTCGCTGACCTGGACGGGCGGCGGAGACAATACGTGGACGGTGGGAGGAACGGGGAATTCCCCCTGGAATGCGGGATTGTCTTTTGCCAACGGCAACGGAGTCATCTTCGGCGACGTAGCAGGCAATGCACCGCAGACCGTGAACATCGCCGGACAGGTGAATCCAGGCCTGATCGTCGTCAATGCTGAGGCAACCGGTTACACGTGGACGGGGTCCGGTTCCCTGGTGGGAAGCTCCAAGCTGCAGAAGACCGGCAGCGGAACCTTGTCCATCGCCACGGACAACGCCGGTTTTTCCGGAGAAGTCCTGCTGGGCGGCGGCACGGTGGAAATGCAGCATGCCTCCGCGCTGGGCACCGGCAGCATCATCTTTAATGGAGGCGCGCTCAAGTACGGCACGGGCATTACGGCAGACGTCTCCGGCCAGATCAAGACGGATGCGCTGGCTTCCAACTCCATTCTGGTGGACACGAACGGGAATGCCGTAACGTGGGCTTCACTGGCCGGCTGGACGGGGACCGTCACCCGTACGGGAAGCGGCAGCCTCCTGCTGGGGGCCGGCACTTATGGAGGCAAATTGACCAACAGCGGCCCCGGTTCCCTGGTCATTGGCGCGGGGGACTCCACCCTGAACGGGGGAATCAACGGCACCATCACCAAGACGGGTACGGGAACGTTAACGCTGGGCCTTAATTCCTTCAACGCTTCAGGAGGAGGAACGCTGGTTGTGGAACAGGGCACCGTGATGCTTGCGGACGAAACCGGAACATGGAGCTCCAACCTGAACATTACGCTGGGGGAAAATACCGTGATGGACGTAGCGGGCGCCAGAACCAAGGTGACGGGGACGGGTACTCTTACCATGGGGAACGGCTCCACCCTGCATCTGAGGAACGGAAATGCCGCCGGCGCGAATTTCGACATGAAAATCGTCCTGGATGCCGCAGGAGGATTTGCTTTCCTGAATGGAGCCATTTATGGAAATGCCACCGCGGTTTCATCCACCATCACCGGAACGGGCGGCCTTAAAATCATTTCCGATGCCGGGGGGAACAGGTGGGGTTTTAAAACGGGCTGGGTGAAGAATTCCTATGACGGGGATACGGAAATAGCCGGAACGGGCAACCTGGTCAATCTGACGTACAATATCGGGGACGCCTCCATCGTCTCCGGCCAGACCCTGACCCCGTGGGGGCAGGGCAACGTAACGCTGGGCGGCAGTGAGAAAAACGTCACCGTGACGTTCAGCAACTTGAATTCCAATACCGTCACGGGGGGAGTTTCCCTGGACGGGGACATCACCCTGAAAGGGACGAATGCGGCCACGGCGCTGAGCATTTTTAACGGAGCCACCGTGAACGTGAACCTCAACGGCAAGGTATCCGTGGAAACGTCCGGCACGGGAACGGCGGCCATCGCGAGCGGGGACAGCCTCCAGATGCTCGGCGGCCTGGGCGGAACGGGCACGCTGGCTGTCAATACCCGCAACAATGCGGGAGCCCTGACGCTGGGCGGGGACGTCTCCGGTTTTTCCGGAATGCTGAACCTTTCCGGAGCCAACCTTTACCTGAATGCGGATACGGCGCTGGCCGGAACGCTGAACGCCTCCACCGCCAAGGTGACGGCGCTGCGGAAGCAGAACGTGACCGGAACGCTGAACGCCGCTTCACTGGCCGTTGACGGAAGCGCCCTGAGCGCGGACGGAGCGACGCTGACGGTGAGCAACCTGGCGCTGGGCGCGGATGCGGGCGTCAGCCTGGACATTAACGGGAATATCACCGCGGGGACTTATACGCTGGTTTCCTGGGACAACCTGACGGCCGGCAACTTCGCGGATGCGGGGACGATGACCCTGACCGGGGCGCTGGCCAGCCTGTACCAGGGAACCTTCAACGTAAACACCGGGGACAAGACGGTGACCGTTTCCGTCAGCATGGCGGACGGCGTGGTAGTCTGGGACGGCAACCCGATCGGCGCCGTGGACAACACCACAACCTACCTGTTTGACGGTACGCACACGGGAGTGGCGTCCCTGACGGGGGACGTGAATGCCAAGGCCATTTATTTCAACAACGGGGCAGGGCAGGACCTGGAGCTGACCAACAACGGAGGCAAGCTTTCCGGAAACGGCGCCATGACCAAGCTGGGTGAAGGAAAAGTGACCTTCAACAGCTCCAATAACGATTATTCCGGCGCGGTCAACATCAAGGAAGGAACCGTTGCCGTGAAGGCGAACATGGCCCTGGGGACCGGAACGGTGACCGTGGACAGGACGGGACGGCTGGAAATCGGCGTAACGGGCGGAATTGCGGATATTCTGGGAGCCACGATGCCGACGATTAACGGAGGCACGATCGCCTTTGCTTCCGGAGGCGCCAATACGCTTGGAACCAATCTGGCCAACGGCTCCGGCATCAATCTGGAAGTGTCGGGAGCCGGAACGGCCCTGACGGTTTCCACCGCCCAGACGAAAACCGCGCTGACCACGGTGGGCGAGGGCGCGGTCCTGAACCTCGGCAAGAATGGAAACGGAGGAGAGTCCATCCTTTACGGCAACCTGATGGTGAACGGCGGCACGCTGAATACTACGGCGGGCGATCCGTTCGGCTACAATAATAGCGGGAACTTCGGCACGCTGACCCTGAACAACGGCACCTGGAATGTCGGCGGCGGCAATACGACCATGGCCAATACCAGAATGGTGTTCAACAACAGCCGGGTCATTCTGAATATACCCGGCGGGGGATTAAACGGCTTCGACTTGTTCAGCGGCACCAATACCATTGTGACGCAGCAGTCCGCTACCGGAATGAGCGTCTTCTCTGTGGCGGAGGGAGCCCCCTCCACCGGTCAGGCGAATGCCCTGACCCTCCGCGGCGGCACGGTCATCTTTGACATAGCGCGCGGGAATTTTGCGCTGGACGATACTAATACGGCAGATTTGAAGCTGGATGTAATCGTAGCCAAGGAAGGCAACGGCGCCAACCTCGTAAAGCAGGGGAACGGCGTGCTTCAACTGACCAAGGCCAGCGATTATACCAACCAGACCCTGATCAAGGAAGGGACCATCCTGCTGACGGGAGCCGGCTCCCTGGGTTCCGGAGCGGTGACGCTCGGCGGCAATGGAGACGCCTTCCTGACCTATGCGGTGGATGCGGACCAGACGGTGGCCAACGCCATCGGCGGAACGGGTTCCATCACCCAGAAGGGTCCGGGCAAGGTGACGCTCAGCGGCGCCAATACCTATGCCGGCACGACCAATGCGGAAGCCGGAACGCTGGCGGCGGGAAGCGCTACGGCGTTCGGGACCAGCACGGTCTCCATCTCCTCCGGAGCGACGCTGGACATCGGCAATTATGCGGTGAATAACGCGGTCAACGTGAAAGCCGGCACGGCGGATGCGCTCTCCACGGGCGCCATCACCAGCAACGGCGGCTCCATCGGCAGCCTGACGCTGGGCAGCTACTCGCGCCTCAACGTCACCGGAGACATGGCCATGGCTGCGGGCTCCTCCTTCACCTTTGACATGACGGGACTGACGGCGGGAGGAAACGCCCTGGTGACGCTCACCGGCGGACTGACGCTCACCGGAACGCACAACGTCACCCTCAACAACTACGACACGCTCACCGACGCGGGAGACTATTCCCTGCTGACGGTGGGAAGCGGAACGCTCACGCTCGGCTCCTTCAACATCGGAGATCTCATCAATGACGCCCATCCGGAACTGACCTACACGCTGGGACTTTCCGCGGACGGCAAAACGCTTCAGCTCAAGATTGAGTCCTCCGCGAACATGCTCACCTGGAACGGAACGGCGGACGCCGGAACATGGAGCGCGGGCGACGTGAGCAACTGGACCTACGGCGGAAGCGGCTCCGCGCCGGCGACCACGGACGGGCAGCCCCTGCTCTTTGACAACACGGCAGCCAACAAAACCGTGACGATTACGGGAGACGTGGCTCCCTCCTCCATCGTCGTCAGCAACAGCGGCGCGGACAACACCTACACCTTCCAGGGAGACGGGCACATCACGGGCGCCACGACCATCCTGACCAAGAGGGGGGACGGCACCCTGCAAATCCGCAACACGAACACCTACGGAGGCTCCACGTCCCTGGAAGGGGGCATTGTGGACATCAACGGAGACGGAGCGCTGGGAACGGGTTCCATCATCTTCGGCGGCGGCACCCTGCAGGCCTCCGGGAACGTGACGCTGACGCAGACCATGGTGCAGAAAAACGCCGGGGACGCGGTCAAGCTGGCTGCCTCCGGAACCGGCACCACGCTGACGGTGGACACGGCCGGGCAGGACAGCTTCCTGTCCCTCAACTGGAACATCTCCGGGAATGGAGCCGTGGCGCTGGGGAACATCGCCAATACCAAGATTCTCTCCGGAACCGTGACGGTGGCCAGCGGCTCCACCCTCAAGCTCTCCGGAGGCAATGAAATCGCCCTCTCCGGCGTACTCAAAAACATCAGCGGCACGCTCGCCAAGACGGACGGGGGCTCCCTGCTCGTCAAGGCGGCCAACGGCCATGACGCGCTCAACGGCACGCTCTCCAATGCCGGAGGCAGCATCGTCCTCTCCGGCTACGGAGCGGCCACGGCCAACCGCACCGTCACGGTGAACGGCACGCTGAATGCCGACCTCATTGACGTCACGTACGGCGTGACGCTGGACTTGAAGAAAGACCTTGATATCGCCACGCTTCAAATCGGCGGCGGCACCATGGGAAGCAACACGCAAGCCTCCGCGGTCAACGTCAACACGGGCGTCACCCTCACCAGCACCAGCGTCAAGCTGGGCGGGGCCAACGGCCAGGGAGCCCTGGCCGGCAACCTCAACATCAACGGCGGCACGGCCGTCCTGGGCGGCATCAACCTGGAAAACGACTCCAACTCCGGCATCACGCTGGCCGGCAACGGAACCCTCACGCTGGGCGGTGACATCACCGGCGCCTCCGGCACTCTCACCCTGGGAGAAGGCACGCTCAACTCCACGGCGGACTGGAGCGCCTCCCTCAGCGTCCTCCTCAACGCCGCCTCCGGCAAAACCGCCACCGTGGACACTACGGGCGGCAGCATCACCCTCAACGGCGCGCTCAGCGGCACTGGCAGCCTCCTGAAAACCGGCACGGGCACACTCACGCTCGGCAACGCCAGCGCAGGCTACACGGGTACGGTCACGCTCACCTCCGGCACGCTCGCCCTCACGGCGGACGGCTACAAGGGAGCGCTCAACATCACCGGAGGCACCCTCACGGGAGGAAACAACCACAAAGGAACCAAAAACGTTACCGTCAACGCGGCCTCCGGCGTCACTTCCATCTCGCTGGGCGGCCTCTCCGGCTCCTCGCTTAAAACCATCGGCATGACGGACGCCGGAACGGTCATCAGCGGCCTCAACGGCGCCGCCAGCCTGGACAGTGCCAGCCTGGTGGTGGGAACGGGCAACGTCTCCAAAACACAGGACCTGGCCGGAAGCACCTCCATGATCCAATTTGACGCGGACGGCACCCAGCTGGAAATTGAAACCCTCACCCTCACCCTCTCCGCCGACCTCATCAATGCCATGCAGGGCTGGGGAGCGGGCGACCGCACCGCGTGGCTCAACCTCACGAACGGAGCGCTGGGCTACGGCACGGCCGTCTTCAACCCGCTGCTGGAAACCCTCGGCTTTGCCGTCACGGGCATCAACGGCGGCTCCATCGGCATCACCGGTGACGCCACGCAAATCTACGCGGTAGGCAGTGAAGACAAAACCGTCTCCAGCAACTCCGAACTCGACCCGTACCGCGCGGTCATCGTGGACGGCAACCTCGCACTCAACCTCCCGGGCGTGGACGATACGGCTGACGGCCTGACGATTAACAACCTCTCCGGCGCGGCCTCCGGCGTCATCAACATCACCAGCACGAACGACAAGACGGCATCCGTCATCCTGAACAACGAGCTGCTGGGAACAGATCCGAATACGTCCGGTCCCGATACGAAGTACTCCGGAACCATCAACGGCGGCACGGCCAACATTACCAAAACGGGAGAAGGCTCCCTGGAACTCGCCGGAACCCTGAACACCAGCGGCACGCTGGACATGCAGGACGGCAGCCTTATCCTCTCCGGCACGGCGGACCTGGGCTCCATCAGGCTCAACTCCACCAACTCCGGAGACCTTTCCTCCCTGGACATCACTGGAAAAACGCAAGCGGGAACGCTCACGGATGAAGGCAACGGCGGCAACCTCGCCATCGGTAAAAACGGCACGCTCACGCTTACGGGAGCCGGCTCCGAACTTTCCAACAGCACCGTTTCCGGAACCGGCGTGCTCCATGTGGCGGACACCGCCTCCCTCGCGCTCAACGGCACCTCCAAGCTTGACGGCGTGCAGGTGGACCTGGACGGCAGCGGAATGCTGGAACTCGGCAACGCGGCCAACACCATCTCCGGCCTGACGGGAACCGGCGCGCTGAACAACGGGTCTGCCCTGGAAATCACCACCGCCGGGAATGCCTTGTATGAAGGCACCCTCAGCGGGGAAGGCAGCATCACCATGAACGGCACCGGCACGCAGGTTCTGAAGGGGAACGGCGCGATCGGGCAGGCCCTCAGCGTCACCAAGGGCACGCTGGAACTGACGGGAGCGGAAGGCGGCAACGGCTCCGTTACCTATAAGAGCCTCACGGCGGCAAGCGGCGCCCATGTGCGCCTGAGTCCGGTAGGGGAGGGAACCGGAGCGGTCAACACGACGCTCACCGTCGCCAACGGACTCAACCTGCAAAACTCCCATCTGGACCTGGTCATCAACACCAACCGTGACGACCTCTTCTCCAGCCCGGTCATCACCGTGCAGGCCGGAGACGTCAATCTGGACGGAACTACCGTTTCCCTGGGAAGCCTGGGGGACTACGACGATCCGGCGGACCCGACGGCCAACCTCAACTTCACGCTGGTGGACGCGACGGGAGCCGGAACGGTTTCGGCCAACGGAGCCACGGTGGACGCCTCCGGCTACTTTGACTTCTACTACCAGGAATTCGGCATCCGGACGGAAGGCGGCAAGATTGTGGTGACGGGCATGGTCAAGACGGAGAACGCCTTTATGGACGCGGCCAACACGGCCAACTCGGAAGCGGGGGCCAACCTGCTCTGGAACAACCGCGGCAACGCGCCGAAAGGCACGCAGCTCGGTGACCTGAGGGAAGCCGTCAGAAACGACATCCAGTCCGGCAACACCTCCCGGGCGGCACGTTCCATGGCAGCCGCGGCAGGCAGCACGGTCAACGCGCTGGGAACGGCCCAGAAGGACGCCCTGCGCGACCAGATGGGATGGATCCGCAACCGCACCACCCTCATGGGCGTCAACCCCGCCTACGTCAACGAAGACCTCCCCTACTTCCACATGTGGATGGAAGGCACGGGCTCCTACGCCAAACTGGACACCAAGGGAGATGAAAGCGGCTACCAGCTCACCACCTGGGGCGGCACCGTGGGCATGGACGTGGACCTCAGCGACCACTTCACGATGGGAGCGGCCTTCACGGCCAACTACGGCGACCTGACGGCCAGCGCGGCGGACTCTGCGGACGGCCACCTGGACAGCTACTACGCCAACCTCTTCGGGCGCTACCAGAGCAAGCGCTGGGCGCACACATTGATCCTGACGGGTGGGTGGAACGACGCGAAGCTCAACCGCACGGTCAACTACGGGGAAGGCAGCTACAGGACGCAGGGCAACACCAACGGGTGGGGCTTTGGAGCGATGTATGAACTGACCTACGACGTGTACCTCAATGAAGACAAGAGCAGCATCCTGCAGCCCCTGGCCAACGCCTCGGTAGTAACCACGAGAATGGACGGCTACACGGAAACGGGAGCGGGGAACGCGGGCCTGAACGTAGGCAAGCAGGAATGGACGACGGGAACGGTTGCGCTGGGCGGCCGCTGGATGGGGCTCATTGGCAGCAACATCTTCGGGCGAGAAGCGCTGGCTGAGTTCCGGGTGAACGCGGCCCAGGACATGGGCGAC